A genomic stretch from Helianthus annuus cultivar XRQ/B chromosome 1, HanXRQr2.0-SUNRISE, whole genome shotgun sequence includes:
- the LOC110915432 gene encoding uncharacterized protein LOC110915432, with translation MSNRGKRGAATFSKKDCDFTVELNQLMQPIGKNANDFTSWLGVKLKAEFSYHIPSPKFGKQRWDELWEDIKREWSIESNAPKTMMLKNAKKRHTNWRSYLTTEYVRKGLTPFGKYKNLDSNHWKEFVTQRTSKEFEAKSKRATKSAKANKNFTTLGRTGFAALTPRLEKIWSQLVPVYSCLKSIQDLRSKRYIVSRAKRNRKTNIYSLSEGTRAQSIKLAHFEKKMIDDGSYFSGKEDPLTKLLGRERGGRSRTVSSIIGHTKVRGGLFQGGRQDSQNNVPTSQNNVPTGCASDASGGSNIEYPSIKEPTFCELLYTHPSKREKIVGTTYLHPNSTRIIHNGPMSDGYVKIEVIEIYPEYKKTSLPELSCYEELEDYGDAIGHFIQWPLSSIKLSNIVATHHIPTMIQPAHENTCYSPEFEDVTEQYQIHENHQIDMTMVENVSDEFLFGPHDISTEHDVDGSEELDMMFSEPVEQTQASTMSKEQKRIQEALWNIEHLRPKSIKSLAERLRKHYGGETSIQLKCPTGMYPTTDSSHSYDYVEYEGVLQFLANGLLDASFIHWCQMFLYNHMRSKKENAKGKNRVAYFNTQYITGKECEKNLASVKEHLVEVYKLHKDKKYFLAPFFYGGHWVLFIVSPSDRKGWILDSVD, from the exons ATGTCTAATCGTGGGAAACGTGGGGCTGCAACTTTTTCAAAGAAGGACTGCGACTTTACAGTCGAACTAAACCAGTTGATGCAGCCAATTGGGAAAAACGCCAATGATTTCACTTCATGGTTAGGAGTGAAGTTAAAGGCTGAATTTTCCTACCATATTCCGTCTCCTAAATTTGGAAAACAAAGATGGGACGAACTATGGGAAGATATTAAG CGAGAATGGAGTATTGAAAGCAATGCTCCTAAAACTATGATGCTTAAGAATGCAAAGAAACGCCACACAAATTGGCGGAGTTACCTTACAACAGAATATGTAAGGAAAGGCTTAACTCCCTTCGGTAAGTACAAGAATCTGGATTCAAATCATTGGAAAGAATTTGTTACCCAAAGGACTAGCAAGGAATTTGAG GCAAAAAGTAAAAGGGCAACAAAAAGTGCGAAAGCAAACAAAAACTTCACGACCTTAGGACGCACCGGGTTTGCAGCTTTGACCCCTCGCCTTGAGAAAATCTGGTCTCAACTGGTACCTGTTTACAGTTGTCTTAAAAGTATCCAAGATTTACGCTCGAAAAGGTATATAGTGAGTAGAGCTAAAAGAAACCGAAAGACTAATATATACTCGCTATCTGAAGGCACACGAGCTCAATCAATCAAACTA gcCCATTTCGAGAAAAAAATGATTGATGATGGAAGTTATTTTTCTGGGAAAGAGGATCCACTAACCAAGTTATTAGGACGTGAGCGTGGAGGTCGGTCGCGTACGGTTTCAAGTATCATAG GACACACGAAGGTTCGGGGAGGTTTGTTTCAAGGTGGGAGACAAGATAGTCAAAATAACGTGCCTACTAGTCAAAATAATGTACCTACAGGTTGTGCGAGTGATGCGTCGGGTGGATCTAATATTGAATACCCATCTATTAAG GAACCCACCTTTTGTGAGTTGTTATACACGCATCCTTCCAAAAGAGAAAAAATAGTTGGTACAACATATCTTCATCCTAATTCGACTAGGATTATACATAACGGGCCAATGTCTGATGGTTATGTGAAAATAGAAGTAATTGAAATATATCCCGAATACAAGAAAACGTCGCTTCCAGAACTTTCATGCTACGAGGAACTTGAAGATTATGGTGATGCCATTGGTCATTTCATTCAGTGGCCACTTTCTTCTATAAAG CTTTCAAACATAGTGGCAACTCATCATATTCCAACCATGATACAACCAGCTCATGAAAACACATGTTATTCACCAGAG TTTGAGGATGTCACCGAACAATATCAAATTCATGAAAATCATCAAATTGATATGACAATGGTCGAAAATGTTAGCGATGAG TTTCTATTTGGCCCGCATGATATTTCAACTGAACATGACGTTGACGGATCAGAAGAACTGGATATGATG TTTTCGGAACCTGTTGAACAAACTCAAGCTTCAACGATGTCAAAGGAACAAAAAAGAATACAAGAGGCCTTGTGGAATATCGAACATTTGCGCCCTAAAAGTATAAAATCATTGGCCGAACGATTAAGAAAACACTATGGCGGCGAGACGAGCATTCAACTTAAGTGTCCTACTGGGATGTATCCCACTACCGATTCCAGTCACTCATATGACTACGTCGAATATGAGGGGGTGTTGCAGTTTTTAGCAAACGGATTGCTTGATGCCAGCTTCATACATTGGTGTCAAAT GTTTTTATATAATCACATGCGGTCAAAAAAAGAGAACGCAAAAGGAAAAAATCGTGTTGCCTACTTCAATACCCAATACATCACTGGGAAAGAATGTGAGAAAAATCTGGCAAGTGTTAAAGAACACTTAGTCGAGGTCTACAAACTTCACAAGGACAAAAAGTATTTTCTCGCTCCATTTTTCTACGG TGGTCATTGGGTGTTGTTTATTGTGTCCCCTTCGGACCGGAAAGGTTGGATTTTGGATTCAGTCGATTAG